GTCTCGATCAGCGAGTGCAGGAGGTGGGCGGTGTCGATCTGGCGGTCCCCGTCCCGCAGCGCACGCCTGCGCGCACCGGTCAGCACCGCTGCCAGTTCGTCGGTGAAGCCGGCATCGGGTCCGGGATGGTTCGGTGCGGGCTGCTCAGGGATCCGCGGCGTCCGGTTTTGCACCCCTCTACCCCATCAGTCCGGGAGCCGAAAGGCATCGCCGGAGCGGCCCATTGAGCATCCCACCGAAGTTGGGGACGGTAGAGCGGTCCGTCATCCTTGCGGATGAGATCGTGCCGGGGGACGCATCCATGCGGCCTCCGGGGCGCGCGCCGCCTTGCATCGCGCGCCCCGTCGGCAACCGCGGACCCCCGCGCGCACGTCCCTCACGCCACAACGCACACAGCGGGGACGGGAGGGGAGGAACGGGTGTTCTGGATGGTCGCCCTGCTCGCCCAGGACGGGCTGCAGTACGTCTACCGCGTGTACGCACCCGCCGACGCCCTGCCCGCAGATGTCTTCTGGACGGCCTTCCACTGCCACGACGACGGACCCCACCCCCGCGCGTCGGACCGCTTCGACGCCGCGGTGATCTGGCGGCACCGACAGCCCCAGCAGATCTGACGATTCATCAGTATTGAAGGTGGGAGCGGCCCCCGCTACGTTCCGCGACACCGATACCGGACGAACCAGGGGTGGCCGCATGGCCGAAGTCAGCGCCGAGGCACGGATCGAGGCACCCGCCGGGAAGGTCTGGGACCGCCTGGCGGACCACTCGTCGTACGGGGAGTGGAACGCCACCCACACCAGCTTCCCCGGGGGCGGGCCGGCCGAGCTGAAACTCGGGGCCGCCTAAGAGGAGAACATGAAGCTCATGGGCTTCCCGGCCGAGGTGGCCTGGACGGTCGACGCCCTGGAGCAGGGCCGCCTGCTGGCGACCCGGGGCAAGGGCCCGATGGGGGTCGACCTGGCCATGCGGTACTCGCTGACCCCGGAGGGCGAGGCCACGACGGTCCGCATCGACGGGGAGTTCACGGGCGCGGCGGTCTCGCTGATGGGCGGCAGGCTCACGGACTCCGCGACGGCGGCGCTCCAGGAGTCGCTGCGCAAGCTCGGCGGGCTCGTGACCCCGTGATCCACGCCCGGACGGTACGTGACGGGCCCCGCGGGGTCCGTTCCCGCGGGGCCCGTCACGTACCGCCTGCCACGCCGCGCCGCGTACCGCGCACGGCCGGGCCGCGGGCGGAGGTCGCGTTCCTCGCCGTCCCGACATCGCGGCGGCGCTACGCGCCGAGCGACATGGGCGTCGGCTGGGACCTGTCGGTCGCGCAGCCGGATCGGCTCAGGGCGCGTCGGCGTAGCGGGCCACGATCGTGGCCGCGCGGTCGCGCAGGGCGGTGCGCAAGGACTGCGGAGACAGGACTTCCGCGTCCGTACCGAGGTGCCACACCGCCCATTCGGCGTGCCGGGCGTCCTGGAAGGTGACCTCGAGGCGCGACCAGCTGTCCGCTTCGAGGCCCTCCGCGCGGACGGCCCGGACGGTGCCCAGCAGTTCCTCCCGTCGCATCGGGCTCACCCGTACCAGCGCGGTGATGTGGTCGTCGGAGAGGAACCGCGCGGAGCGCTCCCGCCAGATCCGGTCCAGGTCGACGCGGTCCGGCCGCTCCGCCGCATCGGGCAGTTCCTCGGCCGCGAGCACGCGCGACAGCCGGTAGGTGCGGTCCTCGCCGGATCTCGTGGCCAGCAGATAACCCCGGTCCCGTACGGTCACCAGGCCGATCGGGTCCACCGTGCGCCACTGCGGCGCCCGGCCCGCGGCCGCGTAGTGGATACGCAGCTTGTGGCCGGTGAGCACGGCACGGCGGACCGCCGTCATGGTGGCGTCGGGCACCTCGTCGGTGACCGTGCGGCGTGAGAGCAGATCGGTCTCCGGGTCGACGAGGAACCGCTGGGCCGCGTCGCCCGCGGCGGCCTGATGACTCTCGGGCAGCGCGTCGACCACCTTCCGCATGGCTGAGGCGAGCGCCGCCCCGAGGCCGAACACCTGCTCCCCGCGCCCCGATCCGGCGGCCAGCAGGGCGAGGGCCTCGTCGTGGTTCAGCCCGGTGAGCTCGGTCCGGAAGCCGGGCAGCGGCGCGAACCCGCCGTACCGGCCGCGTTCGGCGTAGACGGGGACGCCGGCCGAGGACAGCGCCTCGATGTCACGCAGCACCGTGCGGGTGGACACCTCCAGCTCGCGGGCCAGGGTGTCAGCGGTCATCCGGCCGCGCTGGCGCAACAGCAGGACCAGCGAGACCAGTCGGTCGGCGCGCATGCGGGAACCCTAACGACATACCTGACCAACGGTGTCGTCATTTGCCGGAAGGCTCTCCGCACGACGTCGGAGCCGGCGGCTGCCGGGCCGATGGCCCCCCTACCCCTCGCGATCGGATGGAGCTGAAGTGGCAGTGGAACGAACGGCCGTCAACCCGGTGACCTGGTCGGTGGATCTGGGCTTCAACCAGGGCGAACTCGTCTCCGGGCAGTCCCGGACCCTGTACATCGCGGGGCAGACCGCGACGGGCGGCGACGGCAAGCCCCAGCACGCCGGTGACATGGCGGCCCAGTTGGCGCTGAGCGTCGACAATCTGGAGGCCGTGCTGGCCGAGGCCGGCATGTCCCTCGCGAACCTCGTCCGGCTCAACGTCCACACGACCGACGTCGATCTGCTCTTCCAGCACTACGGCGCGCTGGCAGGACGGCTGGGCGCGGCCGGGGCGGCGCCGGCCAGCACGATGCTCGGGGTGACACGGCTGGCGCTCCCCGGGCTGATGGTCGAGCTGGAGGGCACCGCCGTCGACTGACACGGCCTCGCCGCCGGACCGGCACGAGCGTTGTGAGGTTCTCCCCCACCGCAACGGCGGCGCCTCCTGCCCCTGAGGCGCCGGCCGGCTCGGAGCCGCCGGAGGCCCAGGAGCCAGACACCGCGAATTGGCCTTGGCCGGTCTCCGCTCGGGCGCTCTACGGTCGGCGTATGAGGATTCGCATCGTCGACGCGTTCACCGACCGCCCCTTCTCCGGCAACCCCGCCGGTGTGCTCCTGCTGGAGGGCGGGGCGTTCCCGGCCGCCGAACGCCTTCAGGAGATCGCCGCCGAGCTCAACCTCTCCGAGACGGCCTTCGCCCATCCGCTGCCGCCGGGCGCCACGGCCGACTGGGCGCTGCGCTGGTTCACCCCGGTCGCCGAGGTCGACATGTGCGGACACGCGACGCTCGCCACCGCCCACGTCCTGCACACCACCGGCCTGGCCACCGGCCCGGTGCGTTTCACCGCCCGCTGCGGGATCCTGAGCGCGACCGCCCACCCGGACGGCAGCCTCACCCTCGACTTCCCCACCGCCCCGCTGTCCGAGGAGCCGGTGCCGTACGGACTCGCCGACGCCCTCGGAGGCGACCCCGTCTCGGTGCACGGAACCGGCGAGCACATCGGTGACCTGCTCGTCGAGCTCCGCGACGAGGCGACCGTACGGGCGCTCGCCCCGGACTTCGCCGCCCTGGCGGCCCACTCCCGGCGCGGCGTCATCGCCACCGCCGCGGCCGAGGACCCCGGCCGGGGCTACGACTACGTCTCGCGCGGCTTCTTCCCGGGCGTCGGCGTCGACGAGGACCCGGTCACCGGTAGCGCCCACACCGCGCTGGCCCCCTTCTGGTCCGCCCGCCTCGGCCGCGACGACCTCACCGGGCTCCAGGCGTCGGCCCGCCCGGGGCTGGTCCGCACCGCGCTGCGCGGTGAGCGCACCCTGCTGACCGGCACCGCGGTCACGGTGATCGACGGCGACCTGCTCACCACGCTCTGACGACGCCGACCACGTCCGACGAGCGCGCCCGTCCACCGCGGCGGACGGGGCGACGGCCGCACCGTCCGCCCTCGCGCTCAAGGCGTCGGCAGCCAGTCCACCCGGCCCGCGAGCAGCGCGTACCCGACGAACGCCCCGATGTCCAGGAGCGCGTGCGCGACGACCAGCGGGCCCACCCGGCTCCAGCGCCGGTAGAGCAGCACGAAGACGACGCCCATCACCACGTTGCCGATGAAGCCTCCGATCCCCTGATAGAGGTGGTACGACCCGCGCAGGACGGAGCTGGTCACCAGGGCGGCCATCGGTGTCCAGCCCAACTGCCCGAGCCTTCGCAGCAGATACCCGACGACGATGACCTCCTCCACCACGGAGTTCTGGATCGCCGAGAGGATCAGTACGGGGAACTTCCACCAGACGTCGGGCAGGGATTCGGGAACGACCGTCAGGTTGAACCCGGTGGCGCGGGCCACGAGGTAGAAGGCGAGGCCGGCACTGCCGATGCCGGCCGCGACGAGGGTTCCCCGGCCGAGGTCGAACCAGGGCCTGGTCCGGTCGAAGCCGACGGCCCGCAGGCCCGCCCCCTCCCGGATCAGCAGATGCGCGACCAGCGCGACCGGCACCAGAGCCGTTGCGATCCCGAACATTTGCCAGGCCAGATCAAGCCATGGACGGCCCGGAGCGTACGAGCCGTTGAGCGTCGCCGCCTGATCCTTCAATCCTCCCGGTTTCGTCAGGGATCCGACAAAACTGATGAGGGCCGACAGTGCGCTGGCCCCCAGGGAGAGCGCCAGGACCAGCACCACCTCGGACCGCAAGATCCGTCGTGACACGACCTCTTGAGGATAAGAATCAGCCACGCGCCCGGCCTCCACCTGCACACCTGCCCTCCTTGTTCGATCCTCAAGGAGGGGTACCACCGACATGGGACGTCATAGCTTGCCCGACAGCAACGCGGCGGGGGGACGCCGGGCCGCCCGAGCACCCTGCGTCGGCGCCGTACGGTCGCGGTCGCCACCCTGCTCGTCCTCGCCGTGGCGACGGGTACGGCTGTCGCGGCCAAGGGCGGCCTGTTGTCGTTCCCCGAGTCCTGCGAAGGACTCCGCGATGCACCTGTCCGTGGTCGCGTCCCCGGACATCGCCCCCGCCGTACGCTCCATAGCCGAGCAGGCCGGCGCGGACGAGGTGAAGGCCGACGGCCGCTGCCTCGTGGTGGAGGTGCTGGCCCGCGATGCGCACAAGCTCGCCGAGGCCCTCGCGGCAGGGAGAAAGGAACCCGACTTCCAGGACATCATGGCGGCGGGGCAGAACGGCCGCGCCGTCCAGGAGTGACGGGCCGCGAGCCGGTCCCGCCACTCCCTCGCGTACGACCGCCCTCAGGGCGCCGGGAACCCCACCGGCCAGGTGTGCACCGGCTCCCCTGCGTGCATCAGCTCGGCGTAGCGCCGCGTCATGGCCGCGAGGGCCGCCTCCCGACCGAGCCCGGCCTCCAGGGCCCGGTCGTACGTGGCGACCTGCCAGGAGGCCCCGTTGACGCGCCGCTTGCACCGCTCCTCGATCACGCCGAGATAGCGGTCCCGGTCCGCGGGCTCGATGTGCCAGGCGTCCAGACCGGCGGCGGCCAGCGGCAGCAGCTCCTCCAGAACCAGCTGTACGGCGGGGATCCTGGCCAGTCCGCCGGAGCGGCCCGGCCGGGGCCAGAGCATCTCGGCCTCGATGCCGTGCCGGCAGGCCTCGGTGAAATTCTCCTCGGCGGCCTCGAACGGCAGCCGGGTCCACACCGGCCGGGACTCCTCGGCGAGCGCCCGCACGAGCCCGTAGTAGAACGCGGCGTTGGCGATCACGTCGGTGACCGTCGGGCCTGCGGGCAGGACGCGGTTCTCCACCCGCAGATGGGGAACGCCGTCGGCGATCCCGTACACCGGGCGGTTCCAGCGGTAGACGGTGCCGTTGTGCAGCACCAGCTCGCCCAGCTCGGGCACTCCGCCTTCGTCGAGCACCTTCAGGGGGTCCTCGTCGTCACAGATCGGCAGGAGCGGTGGGAAGTACCGCAGGTTCTCCTCGAACAGCTCGTGCGCGGAGCCGATCCAGCGCTCCCCGAACCAGGTTCTGGGGCGTACGCCCTGGTTCGCCAGCTCCGGCGGCCGTACGTCGGTGGCCTGCTGGAACAGGGGCGGCCGGGACTCGCGCCACAGCTCCTTGCCGAACAGGAACGGGGCGTTGGCGCCCAGCGCGATCTGGACGCCGGTGATCGCCTGGGCGGCGTTCCAGACGTCGGCGAACCGGCCCGGCGTCACCTGGAGGTGCAGCTGGACCGAGGTGCAGGCCGATTCCGGGGCGATCGAGGGAGAGGTGCAGACCAACCGCTCGACGCCTTCGATATCCAGGGCGAAATCCTCCCCCCGGGCGGCCGCCATTTGATCGTTGAGCAGGGTGTAGCGGTCCACGTCCGAGAGATTCGCGGACACCACGTCGTGCTCCCCCAGGGTGGGCAGGATTCCGATCATCACGATCCCCGCGTCCACCTCCCCCGCCTTCCGGTGCGCATAGGCGAGGCCGGTCCGCAACTCCTCCGAGAGCTGATCGAATACCCGGCCGCCGAGGCGGTGCGGGACGATATTCACTTCGAGATTGAACATCCCCAGTTCGGTCTGGAAATCCCGGCTCGCGATGCGCTGGAGCACTTGCTGATTCATCATGCGCGGCATCCCGTCGGAACCCGCGAGATTCAGCTCTATCTCCAGCCCCATCAAGTTCCGCGGACGGTCGAACCTCCGCTCCTCCAGAAGCCTCTCCAGCCCCTCCAGGCACCGGTTGAGCTTCGTCCGGTACGCCTGTCGATCGGACAGGTCAAAGGCTCCCGCCACGACCTTCTCCCCCATCGAGGGGTCCCTCCTCCAGTGGGCGGCCCGCGGTCCAGGCCGCTCGCATCACGATCGATAATGCCCCGCGAGAGTGATCCGTAACGCCCCCACGGGCCTCCGAGACCCGGTAGTCTGGTTGCAGGAGACCGGGGGCACATTCCCACGGCATGCGGCACGGGGCATTGCCGACTGGTCCATGCGTGGTGAAAACACGGACGAGTTTCGGCCGTCCGTGCCACCGGAAGGGTGCCAGGTCGCAACCGACCGCGGCAGATCAAATCCCCAGGAATACCGCGATTTGAAGGCCGGATGACGCCTTGCGGCGCATATCCCGGACTGCTAGCGGAAACACTGTGTGAACACGCGTCATATAAACTCCGCTCAACGAGGCAGAGAGTAGATACGACTCGCCCGTCGCCGGCCTCTTCTGGCCCGCACGCCGACAGCGCCGTCTGCACCCGCCCAAGCTCCACCGTGTCTCCGAAGTGAGAGGCGACCCACCATGCCGCTGCATGTCCCCTCGGCTCCCGCGCCCGCCCTGCGCAGCGTTCTCGCGGCCCTCGGTTCTCCCACCGCCGTCCGCGAAGCCCGAACCTCCGCTCTCCGGTCCGTCCAGGGACCGCTGAGCCCCGAACTACCGCTTCCCGTGCATGTGCTGGACCGGATCGCGCCCTCCGGCACGGCGCCGCTGACACGCCTGGCGGCCTGGCGTTTCCTGATCCGGAGCGAGGGCCGCGCGGTCGCCGCGGCGGACACCGTGCTCACCCCCGACGGCTGGACGTTCTCGCACTTCTTCGAGGGCCCCTACCTCGCCTCGACCGAGCTGGCCGTCCGGCAGGCGGAGGCGTCGGCCACCGGCTGCCAGGCGCGGCTCCTGTCCATCCCGGAGCTGTACATGCTCACCCTGTGGCTGCACGGCGACACCGAGGCCGATCCCTCCGGCGGGGTGCTCGCGCCGACGGACGTCCTGGTGCCCCTGGCGCCGGCCCCCCCGGGCATCGCGGCCCACCGCCCGCACCGGGTCGCCGACCTGCTGCCCGTCATCTCGATGCGGGTGGCCCCGGGGCCACTCCTCAGCTCGGCCTGACCGGCGTCGGCAGGGCCCGGGCACAGCGCCCCCGCGGCGGCCCCGATCCGTCCCGCACCACCGGGCAGCGGCGAGGGGCCGCCGCGGGGGCGCTGTGCTGCCCGTTCGGACTAGTCCCATCCGGCCACCCCGAACCACCCAAAGGGACAGTGCAGTTGCGGTGAACCGTCCGCGCGGGTGACGCGTCATGGGAGGAGTACGGGTGCTGCAGCGAAATCCCTGCGGATTCTTCCCCGTAGGGCAACACTGGGACCGGACCGACTGATACGGGGGCGGCCATGAAGAACTCATCCAGCCGCAGGACACTCGACTCGACGCAGCGAAAGAACCCATCCATGTGCCAGCACCAGCCACCCTGCCCCACCGCCGATTCGCCCGACCGGGAGGCCGCCCGCCTGACGGCCCACCACCCCGAACAGGGGTGGAGCCTCCTGTGCAACGGCGTCCTGCTCTTCGAGGACACCGGCGAACTGCTGCCCGACGGGCAGATCATCGCCCCGCACCGGCCGCTGGCAGCCGGCCGCGTGGTGAAGGCCGCCTGAGAGCTTCCGTACGGACCGGGAGCGGCCGTACGGAAGAAGTCGTACGAAAAAAAGGGGCCGGCCCGGAGAGATCTCCGCACCGGCCCCGACGCGTGTCCGGCGCGCGCCGCTCCCGGCGCACGCCCTACGACAGGCTGATTCAGTTGTCGTACTCGTCCAGCGGGGGGCAGGAGCAGACCAGGTTCCGGTCGCCGAAGGCCCCGTCGATGCGGCGCACCGGCGGCCAGTACTTGTCGGCTGCGGACACCCCGGCCGGGAAGACGGCCTCCTCGCGGCTGTAGCCGTGCTCCCAGTCACCACCGAGCGCGGCGGCGGTGTGCGGGGCGTTGGACAGCGGGTTGTCGTCCGCGCTCCACTGTCCCGAGGCGACCTTCTCGATCTCGGCGCGAATCGCGATCATGGTGTCGCAGAACCGGTCGAGCTCCGCGAGGTCCTCGCTCTCCGTCGGCTCGATCATCAGCGTGCCGGCCACCGGGAACGACATGGTCGGCGAGTGGAAGCCGTAGTCGATCAGGCGCTTGGCGACGTCGTCGATGGAGACGCCGGTCGCCTTGGAGATCGGGCGCAGGTCCACGATGCACTCGTGGGCGACCAGTCCGGCCGGGCCGCTGTACAGGATCGGGAAGTGCGGCTCCAGGCGCTTGGCGATGTAGTTCGCGGCCAGCACGGCGACCTGCGTGGCCCGCTTGAGGCCCTCGCCGCCCATCAGACGGACGTACGCCCACGAGATCGGCAGAATGCCCGCGGAGCCCCACGGGGCGGCCGAGATCGGGCCCACCCCGGTCTCCGGGCCCGCGGCGGGCTGGAGCGGGTGGTTGGGGAGGTACGGGGCGAGGTGGGCGCGGACGCCGACCGGGCCGACGCCGGGGCCGCCGCCGCCGTGCGGGATGCAGAAGGTCTTGTGCAGGTTCAGGTGCGAGACGTCGCCGCCGAACTTGCCGGGCTTGGCCAGCCCGACCAGCGCGTTGAGGTTGGCGCCGTCGACGTACACCTGGCCGCCCGCGTCGTGCACCTCGCCGCAGATGTCGGCGACGTGCTCCTCGAACACCCCGTGCGTGGACGGGTAGGTGATCATCAGCACGGCCAGCTCGTCGCGGTGCAGCTCGATCTTGGCGCGCAGGTCCGCGACGTCGACCTCACCGTCGTCGGCGGTCTTCACCACGACGACCTTCATGCCCGCCATGACGGCGCTGGCGGCGTTGGTACCGTGCGCGGAGGACGGGATGAGACAGACGGTGCGCTGGTCGTCGCCGTTGGCCCGGTGGTACGCCCGGACGGCCAGCAGGCCCGCGAACTCGCCCTGGGAGCCGGCGTTGGGCTGGATGGACACCGCGTCGTAGCCGGTGACCTCGGCGAGGCGCTCCTCCAGCTCACGGATGAGGGTGAGGAAGCCCTGCGCCTGCTCGGCCGGTGCGAAGGGGTGCAGCGCGCCGAACTCGGGCCAGGTGATCGACTCCATCTCGGCGGTCGCGTTCAGCTTCATGGTGCAGGAGCCGAGCGGGATCATGCCGCGGTCCAGCGCGTAGTCGCGGTCGGCGAGCTTGCGCAGGTAGCGCAGCATCGCGGTCTCGGAGCGGTGCTGGTGGAAGACCGGGTGGGTCAGGATGTCGTCGGAGCGCAGCAGCGCCTCCGGCAGCGCGTCGGCGACCGTGGCGTCGAGCGCCTCGATGTCGCCCTCGGCGCCGAAGGCGGCCCAGACGGCGGAGATCTGCGCACGGGTGGTGGTCTCGTCGCAGGCGATGGAGACGTGGTCGGCATCGACGAGGCGGAGGTTGACCCCGCGCTCGCGGGCGTCGGCGACGATGCCGGCGGCCTTGCCGGGGGCCCGGACGGTCAGGGTGTCGAAGAACGCGCCGTGCACGACGTCGGCCCCGGCGGTGCGCAGACCGTCGGCGAGGATCACGGCGTAGCGGTGGGTGCGGCGGGCGATCGTCCGCAGCCCGTCGGGGCCGTGGTAGACCGCGTACATCCCGGCCATCACGGCGAGGAGGACCTGAGCGGTGCAGATGTTGCTGGTGGCCTTCTCGCGGCGGATGTGCTGCTCGCGGGTCTGGAGGGCCAGGCGGTAGGCCTTGTTGCCGTCGGCGTCGACGGAGACGCCGACGAGGCGGCCGGGCAGGGAGCGGGCGAACTTCTCGCGGACCGCCATGAAGCCGGCGTGCGGGCCGCCGAAGCCCATCGGGACACCGAAGCGCTGGGTGGTGCCGACCGCGATGTCGGCGCCGAGCGCGCCGGGCGAGGTGAGCAGCGTGAGGGCCAGCAGGTCGGCGGCGACGGTGACGATCGCGCCCAGCTCGTGGGCCTGCTCGATGACGGACTCGATGGCGCGCACGGCACCGGAGGCGCCCGGGTACTGGAGCAGGACGCCGAAGACGCCCCGCTCGGCGATCTCGGCGGGGATGCCCTCGCTCAGGTCGGCGACGACGACCTCGACGCCGGTGGGCTCGGCGCGGGTCTCGATGACCGCGACGGTCTGGGGCAGGGTGTCGGCGTCGACCAGGAAGACGCCCTTCTTCACCTTGCCGACGCGCCGGGCCAGGGCCATCGCCTCGGCGGCCGCGGTGCCCTCGTCGAGCAGGGAGGCGCCGGAGGTGGGCAGCCCGGTCAGCTCGGCGACCATCGTCTGGAAGTTCAGGAGGGCTTCGAGCCGGCCCTGGGAGATCTCCGGCTGGTACGGCGTGTAGGCCGTGTACCACGCGGGGTTCTCCATGACGTTGCGCAGGATGACGGGCGGCGTGAAGGTGCCGTAGTAGCCGAGGCCGATCATCGGGGCCAGCACCTCGTTGCGGTCGGCCAGCGAGCGCAGCTCGGCCAGCACCTCCGCCTCGGTGCGCGCCGAGGGAAGGTTCAGGGCCTCCGCACTCTTGATCACGTCGGGCACCGCGGCGGCGGTCAGCTCGTCGAGCGAGCCGTAGCCGACCTGGGCGAGCATCTTCGCCTGGGCCTCGGCATCGGGCCCTATGTGGCGCTGCTCGAACGGAATGCCCTGCTCCAGCTGGGAGAGCGGAGTGCGACGGGGGGTCATGGTGGAGGCCTCCTGGTCTGTCACGACCTGCGAGGGGCACCACGGCGCGGGTGCCCGGACGGCCTCCCCCTCTGTCATCTCAACCTGAGAGCTTCACCGGCCCGCCCGGGGGCGTGCCGACTTTCACCGTCGGTGAGGGTCGGGTCCACCCGGGCCTGCGCCCGCACGGATCCGCCCTGCTTTCCAGAGTGACCTCGTCCGTGCGGTACGGGGGCCTGAGAGATTCCGGGGAGGAGTTGCTCCTTCGGCGCCTCCGGATTCTCCACCGGAGGACTCTCCCGCACGGGGTCAGCAGCCACTGCCAGCCTACCAGCGGCCATCGAGCCGGAGCTCTCGAGTGGCCGAGACCACGGATCTGCATTTGTCTGGTGCTGGTGGAGCGACAGGGACCGCCGTGAGCAGTCCGCGACCAGTGGGAGGCACCGTGCAGACGGATATCGATCCGCGCCGCCTGATCGGCCGCAAGGCGTTCGATCGCAAGGGCTCCAAGATCGGAACGGTGGATGAGGTCTATCTCGACGACGCGACGGGTGTACCCGAGTGGGCGGCCGTGCGCACCGGCCTGTTCAGCAGGGACGCCTTCGTCCCGCTGGAGCCCAGCGAGTTCGTCGAGGACGCGCTGCGCGTCCCCTTCGACCGGGCGTTGATCAAGGGCGCGCCGGACTTCGGCGTCGGCCGGCACCTGTCGCCCGAGCAGGAGCTGCAGCTCTACCGGCATTACGGGCTGGACTCCCCGCCCTCGGAGGACACGGCGCCCGAGGACCGGGACTTCGGCAGGCTGGCGGGCCAGGAGGAGTAGTCGGGCGTCTCGCGGACGAGCGGCAGCGGGTCGGCGGGCCGCAGCAGCGGGTCGTCGATCCGGAAGGTGAGGACCCGGCCGGGCGCGCTCCACGGTTCCTCGAACCGGACGGTGACCCGGCCGATCCCACTGCCCTGCACCCAGCCGTGCCCGTGCTCCTCGTGGTGCACATCGTGCCCGGCGGGCCAGCGCCGCGCGGCGAGCTGCTCGGCGCTGTCCGCCTCGGGCTCCGGAACGGCTTCCTCCGCGCCGCCCTCCGCGGTCGGCGCGTGGTGTTCCAGGGCCCGCTGCGCGAGCTCCCGGGCCTCGGCGGCCTGGGCGAACAGGTCCTCCTGGGTGTAGTCGGCAAGCCCCGTGACGCCGACCCCCAGGAGCCGTACGCCGCCCGTGGTGTCGACGGACTCCAGCAGCCGCCCCGCCGCCTCACGGACCACGGTGGGGTCGTCCGTGGGGCCTCTGAGCGTCTCGGAGCGGGTCAGCGTGGAGAAGTCGTAGCGGCGCACCTTCAGCACCACCGTGCGGCCCGACCGGTCGGCGGCGCGCAGCCGCTCCACGCACCGCACGGCCAGCCGCTCGACCTCGGCGCGCACCCGCACCCGGTCGTGCAGGTCCACGTCGAAGGTGTCCTCCACCGATACGGACTTGGCGTCCCGCTCGGCGACCACCGGCCGGTCGTCGAGGCCCAGCGCCATCCGGAAGAGCCCGTGGCCGTGGGCCTTGCCGACCAGCCGTACGAGCTCCGCCTCGCCCGCCTCGGCCAGATCGTGGACGGTGGTCATCCCGGCACGTCGGAGATGGTCGCCGGTGGCCGGGCCGACCCCCGGGAGGATGCGTACGGACAGGGGGGCGAGCAGCTCGCGCTCGGTGCCCGGCTCGATGAGGACGAGACCGTCCGGCTTCGCCTGCTCGGAGGCGATCTTGGCGAGCATCTTGGAACCCGCGAGTCCGACGGATCCGCTCAGGCCGGTCACGGCGCGGATGGCCACCCGCAGCCCCTCCCCCGTGGCGCGGGCCGAGGCCGAGTCGTGCGCCGTCCCGCCGGCCTCCAGGTCCACGAAGGCCTCGTCCAGGCTGAGCGGCTCCACCAGCGGAGACAGCCGCCCCAGCAGCTCCATCACCTGGTCGCTCACCGTCCGGTACAGCGAGAAGCGGGGCACCAGGTAAGCCGCGTTGGGGGCGAGCCGCCGGGCCTGGGCGGTGGGCATCGCCGAGTGCACTCCCAGCCGCCGGGCCTCGTACGAGGCGGTGGCGACCACTCCCCGCGGGCCGAGGCCGCCCACCACGACCGCCTTGCCGCGCAGACTCGGCTTGGCCGCCTGCTCCGCCGACGCGTAGAAGGCGTCCATGTCCAGGTGAAGGATGGTGGGCGCGGTTCTCACACCGTCGATGCTGCCCTACGGCACTGACAACGGGGCGGCCCGGCACCCCGTGAGGCACCGGACCGCCCCGTGTCCGTCGTACTGTCGCGTCGCGCCGCGCGCCGGGGGTGCTCAGCCCGCGCGGTTACGCCGCCGGGCCAGCTCGTCCGCGGGGTTGTGGCCGATGAGCGTCTCACCGGTGTCGACCCGCTCGCCGTGCAGCTGCGAGAGCGCC
This sequence is a window from Streptomyces parvus. Protein-coding genes within it:
- a CDS encoding PRC-barrel domain-containing protein, giving the protein MQTDIDPRRLIGRKAFDRKGSKIGTVDEVYLDDATGVPEWAAVRTGLFSRDAFVPLEPSEFVEDALRVPFDRALIKGAPDFGVGRHLSPEQELQLYRHYGLDSPPSEDTAPEDRDFGRLAGQEE
- a CDS encoding DNA polymerase IV yields the protein MRTAPTILHLDMDAFYASAEQAAKPSLRGKAVVVGGLGPRGVVATASYEARRLGVHSAMPTAQARRLAPNAAYLVPRFSLYRTVSDQVMELLGRLSPLVEPLSLDEAFVDLEAGGTAHDSASARATGEGLRVAIRAVTGLSGSVGLAGSKMLAKIASEQAKPDGLVLIEPGTERELLAPLSVRILPGVGPATGDHLRRAGMTTVHDLAEAGEAELVRLVGKAHGHGLFRMALGLDDRPVVAERDAKSVSVEDTFDVDLHDRVRVRAEVERLAVRCVERLRAADRSGRTVVLKVRRYDFSTLTRSETLRGPTDDPTVVREAAGRLLESVDTTGGVRLLGVGVTGLADYTQEDLFAQAAEARELAQRALEHHAPTAEGGAEEAVPEPEADSAEQLAARRWPAGHDVHHEEHGHGWVQGSGIGRVTVRFEEPWSAPGRVLTFRIDDPLLRPADPLPLVRETPDYSSWPASLPKSRSSGAVSSEGGESSP